The nucleotide window TCCCGTCTCCCAAGCAAGTGAGGCAAGCAAGTGGCCGTGCAAACACACCGCATCCAGCGCTGAGGggcacagagagagagagagagagagagagagcagcAAAGCAAGACAGGCCAACCCAACCCATACGAAGAACCGCACTCCTGTGTTCAACGTCGAAGCTCGCGCCAGACCGGGCTTGCCTGACAAGGATCCGTGCCGTACGGAATACCGACAAGGCAGGCGGCCACATCACACATATTGAATCATACACACATctcactcccccccccccgacgATAGCCACCCCCACCAAACTGCCACGCccacttcctcctccaggGCCAAACCAGTCTGGTCCAGTCCAGCTGGTCGTGGTGTTCTGTCCATCCACTAGAGCCCGCAGTCAAGGTCCATGGTCCACAGTCCACAGTCCACCCACACACACTACTCGCGCTTCCCTGTCGCCTCTTGTTTCCGACCTTCCTTCGTCCTGCCTGTCTGGGCCGCTGCCACTGGCTCTCAACTGGTGAACAGCCATGAGCCTAAGAAAAGCAACTGGCCACAAAAGCAAGCCCGCGGCGCCTTTCCCTCACGACCCTGACGCCGATACGGTTGCTTTGGCTCTAGAACCTCTGCCTCTTCTTGCACCCGCAGCCAGTTCCACAAACGACAGCCCTGCCGATGCTGAGGCCGATGTTGCGAATCTTTCGACTCCCTCGTCATCCGACCAAACCGCCTCTGACCCATATAACACCACACATCACCCTCGATCCCGCCCTTCCACTCTGCGAAGCCGTCCCTCTGCCCTCTCATACACTTCGAGCGCCGACGAACATGGTGACGATACGACCGGCCCTATCCTAACATCTCCTGTCCCGCAACTAGACGACGGCGCCATGCCCTCGAAACCATCCCTCTTGCGCTCCGCGCGCAACGACGCCCCCTCTTACGGTGCCGTCTCTCAAGAGCCGAGCCGCAATGTCTCGCCCACTGGCATTGACTCGAGGACGGGGAACGCACACCCGCTCCGATACGTCTCCGACACCTCCaagtcgacctcgtcaaggtTTTCGGCCAGCTCGAAACGGGAGAGCTCGCGCCTCTCCGAGGagctcgatgccgccgctctggccaCCGGCTTGGAGGGGCGATTCGGAGTGACACAGGCTCCCGTGACAACCAACatgctcgaggacgccaagtctgatgccgccgaagacgagatACAATACGACGACTACACGGGGAGCGAGCCCGACGAGGACCCTGTCGACAACTCGCCTCATGAAGTCGTCCGCGCATCGGTACCACCGACTGACAACGTCACCCTGTCTATCAACACCCCGAGGATGTGGATATTGTCCTTTTTGTTCTCGGTACTCGGTTCTTCCACCAATTTGTTCTTTTCTTTACGATACCCCAGCGTTGCTATTACACCAGTCATCGCCTTGCTGCTAGTCCACCCGCTTGGCCTTATGTGGGACTACGCCCTCAAATATCCGAGCGACCCCCCGGAAGAGTTCGTAGATGGCGTTCTTGTCCCCGAAGGCGCCAATGACCGTTTGCCCCCGAGGCGGTCATTGAATCGTCTGCGCAGATGGCTGGCACAAGGACGGTGGAACGAGAAGGAGCATACCTGCGTCTACGTGAGCAGCAATGTGTCGTTCGGCTTTGCTTTCGCGACGGATGTCATTGTCGAGCAATCCAAGTTCTACAACCAGGAGGCCACCATTCCCTACCAAATCTTGCTTACCCTGTCGACGCAGATCCTGGGCTACGCTTTCGCGGGCTTGACTCGTCGGTTCCTGGTACGACCCAGCGGCATGATATGGCCCGGTACTCTGATGTCGGCCGCCATGTTCGGTACGCTTCACAAGGAGGAGAACAGGATCGCCGACGGTTGGAGGATTTCGAGGTGGAAGTTCTTCTACCTGGTCTGGTTTGGCGGGTTCGCCTTCTACTTCCTTCCCGGCCTTCTGATGCCCTGTCTCAGCTACTTCAACGTCATCACCTGGTTTGCGCCCAAGagcgttgtcgtcgccaacCTCTTTGGCGTTGTCTCTGGGCTCGGACTGTTCCCGTTGACGTTCGACTGGGCGCAGATCACGTACATCGGCTCGCCCCTACTGGTGCCCTTCTGGGCGGCCATGAACGTCATTGGCGGTCTCGTCATTGTCATGTGGCTCATTGCACCCATCGCCTACTACGCCAACGTTTTCTACTCGTCATACATGCCCATTTTGTCGTCCGCCGTCTTTGACAACAAGGGCGAGGTCTACGACGTGAGCAAGATCTTGACCCCAGAGTTCCTATTCGACCGAGAGGCGTACAGCAAGTACAGCCGGGTGTTCCTGCCCATCACTTACGTACTGAGTTACGGCGTGCAATTTGCCGCCTTGGCAGCTCTTTTGACGCACACGGCTTGCTGGCATGGGAAGGATATCTTGCAGACGTGGAAGACGGCCGTCGCGGAAGCTCGCAATGAGGGCCAGGCAGTCTACCAGCCAGTATCCGGCAGCTCCGAACACATCTCGCCCCAGCGGTCGCTCAGTGGGAGCAGAGGCATTTCAAGGTCTTCATCCAACCTTGAAGGTATGATGTTCCGGGAGGACGTGCACTGTCGACTCATGAAGCGGTACAAGGACGCGCCGCTGTCGTGGTACTTGACGACGTTTGTGACAATGCTTGCTGTGGGCATCTTCGTCGTTGAATAGTGAGTCGATCCTTTACCGCTCAGACGTAGGAGCGCGAGCAAAGCTGACTGACGGGTACAGCTACCCGATTCATCTTCCGTGGTACGGGTTGCTCATGTCGCTGGGTATCTGtgccatcttcttcatcccgAACGGCATCATCATGGCGGTCACGAACCAGCACAGCAGCATTTACTTGATCTGCCAGCTCATCTGCGGCGCCGTGTTCCCCGGACGGCCGATTGCAAACATGGTGTTTGTGACATACGGCTATATTTCGTCGGCGCAGGGTATCAAGTTCGCCTCGGATCTCAAGCTCGGGCACTACATGAAGATCCCTCCGCGGATCATGTTCTCGGTGCAGATGGTGGCCACCATCGTGTCGTCTCTCACGCAGATCGGGGTACTCAACTGGATGTTTGCCAACGTCAAGGGCATCTGCACATCAGAAGCCGTCAACGGCTTCACATGCCCGATCGCGCGGGTACACTTCAACGGTTCGATTCTGTGGGGTGTGGTTGGACCAGGCGAGTTCTTCGGGCCGAAGGCGACGTATCGCGGACTCGTGTGGTGCTTtctcatcggcgccatcacGCCGATTCCCCTGTGGCTCTACGCGCGCAAGAAGAGGCACAGCATCGTCAGGAAGATCAACCTCCCGGTCGTTTTCGGATCCATGGCGTGGAtcccgccggcgacgggACTCAACTTTTCAGTGTGGGCGGTGGTTTGCTACGTGTTCAACTACCTGGtcaagaggaggaagagcgcGTGGTGGGCAAAGTATacgatgacgatgagcgCAGCATTAGACTCGAGCCTGGCTTTTGGCATTGTTGTTGTCTTTTTCGGGTTCGTCTACCCCGGGCACATGAAGGGCTTCAAGTGGTGGGGAACGGAAGTGTACAAGCAGGGCTGCGACTGGCAGGCGTGTTCATACAACACGGTGCCTGAAGGAGGGCATTTTGGGCCCGACTCTTGGTGATGATTGTGTtcctgttgttgttggtttTTTCACaattctttttctttttcatgAGAAGAGACGAAGCGAAACGGATTTTCACGGATTGCGTGCACAAACATTTGATGCGAAAATATTCGGGGCATGGCAAGCAAGCATAGGAAAGGCATCTATCTATCTATTGGGGCTAGAGCATGCATGGGATTCAGAGAGAAAGCGGAGTTATTGGCCGTTTTACCCGGGAATTCTGTCCGGCGGCCGTGGGCCATGTTATTCGCGCATATAGAGCAGGCAAAGAGCGATGTCGCATTGCGAAATTTCATTCGAGGCCATATTTGTTGGTCGTAGATTGGCCCTTCTGACTCAAGTTGGCTGCGATATTCCTTGGGGACTGACGGAGGACGTGAGTCGTGATGTGAGTCACACGAAGATCGATGACTCCTCTGACAGTCAGAAAAGGAACGGGTAACGAACCGGGAGTTCGGTATCGGTCGCAAGGGTCTTGTGACTGCTAgtgggcggcgccggtccGGGGGACGACCGACCTTCTCGAAACGGATAGGAGGGGCGGCGGAGCCCGGCAATTGtgcccttttttttttcttttttccgGGGGGTTGTCGAGAGTGGTTGTACTCTGTACCAGGAGGGTTGGTTTTGGCTGTCCATGGAACTCTatacaacaacaacaacaacaacaacaacaagggGATTGATATCGTGACACGTGAACGAGTCAAGGTTTTGTCGGGTCGGCCGGCCGAGCGACATCCTAGTTTGAAATCCAAAGACTTGGCTGGGAAATGCCGCCTgtgagagggagggagaggtgCAGAAGGATTCGCGGGCGTGATTGCGACGTTTCTGCCAGAGTGGATTCCCGTGGGTTGCGAAGCCGTGCGACGTGCGGCATGCAGTTCACTCCGGGTGAAGGAGGACGATGGGTGATATAAGAAGGGAGGGGTTGGACGACTCGCAATTCTGAAAGGCTGTGTGGGAACGACTTCATCTTACCGGCCTTGTACACGTACATCCATACATCCGTAGATAACATTGTCAGCCATCAAGTTGCATAGCTTCGATTGGTTCTGCATCCCGACCTTGGAAAACTCAATTACCTCAACTCCAAAGTCTGTCCGCCCCAAGATCAAGAAGCCCGGCCGAAATCGACTTTCAACCCATTCCATACCCAAAGACGTCGTCCTACAGATTTACACGGCCGGACCTCTCCCCGTTATCCAACACATTAGAGAAGAAAAACGGAAAGGGGGAAACAAAACCCCATCGGACCGCAACCATGGCACCGACAAAACAAGCATCCCACCTCCCGACGCTCCTCCGCTCGCCGACCCACCCGATTCTCCTCCGCACGATGGAGCCccgtgacgccgccgccctctcggCCGTGCTCTCGGACCCGGAAAACACAAAGTACGACCCGCAcgcctcggccatctcgcccGAGGTCGCCCGGGTCGTCATCGACCGCATGCGCGAGAGCGCAGCGGTGCCAACCGTGCTCGACGACGCTACGGGGCGGGTCGCGAGCGGGCCGGGAAGAGTGAACCTTGTCATCGTGtacgtcgacggcgtggaGAACACGGTCGGGGTCGAGGGGTGCGAgggcgttgtcgtcgggctcggcggGTTCGGCGGGATTGACGAGcacgaggaggaggtggaggagaaAGACGGAGACGGGAAGGCGATGAGGGTGAAGGTGAGGGTCGGCGACGTGGGCGCGATGGTGAACCCCGGGTTCCGGGGCCGGGGCTTCGCGACGGAGGCGATCCGGCTGGCGGTCGAGTGGGCCTTCAcccgcgtcgaggacggcgggcCGCAGTTCGACcgggtgacggcgacgatgggcGAGGCGAACAAGGCGATGGTCGGGCTCGTGGAGAGGAAGTTTGGGTGGAAGGGGGTCGCGAGgcccggcgaggaggagggcggcggagagATCTTCTTCGAAGTCGGGCCGAGGGACTGGAAGAAGTGATGCAAGTGGTTTTGCGATTTCTTTAGGCCCGGcatgaggggggggggggggggcctctAAGCGAGGTTACCAGTTCTCACGTATACAATCCCATCATggctaggtaggtagggtcAACGAAGCGACTTGATGCCGCGGAACATGCAATATCTCCCAACTCGGAAATTCATGGCTATCGTGTGGTAGACGTCTCCTTAGAGCACGTCCAATGTGGTTCGACGGCAATCATACTTGTAGGCCTTGGTTCTGTTCCGAGGGTTGCTAGCCCACGTCTCGCTAGCATTGTCAGGTCGTCTATGTCTCCCACACCAACACAACGACAGAATCAAGGTGGTCTGcatcgccatcttcatcttccacCTCCCCGGTCATGAAGCCCGACCCGCCTCTCCTCTTCACATACGCCTGCCACACCTCTCCCCTCGCCCCGACACCAGCGTCCAGGAACAGCCAGACGTTTCTCATGCCCTTCCACGTCACGAcctccttcctctcccccgtCTCGCCCAGTACGATTCCCTCGCCGAGCGGCAGATCCGCGTCCTGGCCGTACTGCATCGCTCCGAGGAGCTTCGCGTCGCTCGCCATGGGCACGACTTCGAAGCCCGCGCTGTAGTGCGTGAGCGAGTACCCGTTCACGAGGATCCATTCGTCGCCGAAGCAGAAGCGTTGGAAGAAGCAGGCCTCGCCGCAAACGGCCGTCACTAGGTGCGCCGGGCTCGGGGTGAAGCGGTGGCGGGACCTGGCGTGGCGGAGGGTTAGCGGGgagacgccgaggtcgtAGCTTGCGGCCTGAATGCTGTAAAGGGCGTCGGTTGGCGAGTAGAAGCTCGGGAGGACGTGGAAGGGGAGGTCGGTGTGCTTCATGACGCAGTCGCGGAGGAGTCTGTCCCATGCCGTGTTGTTTCCGGTCAAGCCCTCAGCTGAGCGGCACGGGACGTGGGAGACGATGAGTGCCGCCGGGGGGGTGAAGAAGATCGCCCCACCACCGTGGGTGACTGCCGTGTCGTTATGGACAGCCCAGTCCGAACGCTCGCTGGGGAGGCCGATGTAATAGGGGTTTGCGGCATCGAACCTTGACAGTCTCGAGATGAGCTGTCCCGGAGTAGGGAAGAAtatgtcgtcgtcgacgagaccAAAGTACCTCTTCGGATGCCCCTGCTCAGCCAGGGCCTCGCTGACATCCAGGAGGATGGTGATCATGTCCAGATATCTCGACTCTTTCTCCACGCTTTCCTGGAGAGGTATCACCGTGGCATCTATCCCAGCCCCGTGCAGCTTCTCGTAAATCTCCCAGGCCTCCCGACTTGAGGCCTCGTGCAGTGTCACGACGGCAGTAGCCCCGTTGGAGGACCCCCGGCCGTTCGTGAGCCACCGCTGCCAGTCTTTGATGAGAGAGTCGTTCTCGTAGGTGAGACGATCGTAGGACGTTGAGATTCCGAAAATCAGATCGGAGGCATCGACGGCACCGGGCTTGGGGCTCTTCGTCACGGAAAGCAGGTTTGCGGCTCCTTGGGCGTCCAGGCTGAGCCCCTCGTCATCCCAGCGGACGTTTTGAAACTCGCTTTCCGCAAATGGTTGCGCCATGTTTGCCAATGGAAGCCTCTGGGGGGCGTCCGGTACCACCTTGATTCTCCGGGAGAGCCATGAGATGTTTTGCGTGAGACTATGCCTCTCGGCGAACTCGCGCAGGTACATGGCATCACGATGAGTGTTACCCGCCACCGGCTTGATCAGCGGAACAAGGGCGTCGGTGTCGATGACTTCGAAGGCGCCCTCGCGACTCCGCACGACTTGGATCAAGATAAACAaaaggacgagaagaaaagTGGCGGAGTGTAGCGCCCTGGCATGGTTGTGGTACCCGTGGGCGGGTTGCATCTTGGGAACCGGGGATAGGGCGTCTGCAGTACCCATCGTTCGCTACCGAGTTTGCGATGAAACTGCACTTGATGTGGAAGACAACCATTTCCAACGATGTGAGCGGAGTTGCCATCTTTTTGAGGGTATTCCGGGGAATGCTGCCTTCGATAAAGGGATGAAGTCGCGGATTCCAGTTGGCCTCGGGGGTGAGACAAACGGCGCAACAGCACATGCCCGCCTGGCGAAACACCATCACTACTGCGCCAGCATGCCAAGTGGTGAGAAACAAAGATGTTCCCTTTGGAAGGGCACTTGATGAGGTATTGTCGCGCAATAGCCTGGTTTGGGAGCTTTAGAGCGTCTCGGGGACCGAGACTTCCAAATGTATATATAGAGGCGTTCTATCGGGGGAGACGAGTCGCTATTCTTTGCCTTGCACTCGATGCACGGTGATAATGACAGACAACATTCCAAGCATCAGCGATAGATGGATTCACAGACGGAAAAGAGATAGACATGCATCTGGACTAGACTCACGTGGGAAAGTAAGGATAAAAacaaggagggagagagagagagagagggagtgagtgagtgagagaaagagagagaaataaAAGCACACAGGCGGAAAATCAGAAAATCGACAGCGATATCGGCCCCTGGGTTGTGGTCGAGGAGGCTCTTTGCGGGGTTCCTCGAGTAACTCCTATGGGTTGCCGATGCTGTTGAGGATTTGAAGACGTGCGTCTCTCCGGCAATTCAAAGTAATCAAACTCGGCCCGTCGAAACTGAATGAACGGACGGGTTCATGGGACGGGTGTGGATGAGGTTAGAGAATTGTATAGAGGAGAATGTATATATGTGTGtatgcgcgcgcgcgcgtgtgtatgtgtgtgtgtatgagAAAAAtaaggggggtggggggtgtAAAACCAAGAAATCACCTTCTTTGGGCGGATGATTCAGGAAAGGAGACGGACGGGCCCGGGAGTCTCATTCCGGATAATTAGCCAAGTAATGATAGGCCTCTGCTTCCTTCCCTGGGTCTCCGAAGCGGTTTGAAGACTTTCCCATTATGATATCCTTGCATCTACTTTCGGCACAC belongs to Colletotrichum higginsianum IMI 349063 chromosome 5, whole genome shotgun sequence and includes:
- a CDS encoding Ph signal transduction protein; this encodes MGTADALSPVPKMQPAHGYHNHARALHSATFLLVLLFILIQVVRSREGAFEVIDTDALVPLIKPVAGNTHRDAMYLREFAERHSLTQNISWLSRRIKVVPDAPQRLPLANMAQPFAESEFQNVRWDDEGLSLDAQGAANLLSVTKSPKPGAVDASDLIFGISTSYDRLTYENDSLIKDWQRWLTNGRGSSNGATAVVTLHEASSREAWEIYEKLHGAGIDATVIPLQESVEKESRYLDMITILLDVSEALAEQGHPKRYFGLVDDDIFFPTPGQLISRLSRFDAANPYYIGLPSERSDWAVHNDTAVTHGGGAIFFTPPAALIVSHVPCRSAEGLTGNNTAWDRLLRDCVMKHTDLPFHVLPSFYSPTDALYSIQAASYDLGVSPLTLRHARSRHRFTPSPAHLVTAVCGEACFFQRFCFGDEWILVNGYSLTHYSAGFEVVPMASDAKLLGAMQYGQDADLPLGEGIVLGETGERKEVVTWKGMRNVWLFLDAGVGARGEVWQAYVKRRGGSGFMTGEVEDEDGDADHLDSVVVLVWET
- a CDS encoding OPT oligopeptide transporter produces the protein MSLRKATGHKSKPAAPFPHDPDADTVALALEPLPLLAPAASSTNDSPADAEADVANLSTPSSSDQTASDPYNTTHHPRSRPSTLRSRPSALSYTSSADEHGDDTTGPILTSPVPQLDDGAMPSKPSLLRSARNDAPSYGAVSQEPSRNVSPTGIDSRTGNAHPLRYVSDTSKSTSSRFSASSKRESSRLSEELDAAALATGLEGRFGVTQAPVTTNMLEDAKSDAAEDEIQYDDYTGSEPDEDPVDNSPHEVVRASVPPTDNVTLSINTPRMWILSFLFSVLGSSTNLFFSLRYPSVAITPVIALLLVHPLGLMWDYALKYPSDPPEEFVDGVLVPEGANDRLPPRRSLNRLRRWLAQGRWNEKEHTCVYVSSNVSFGFAFATDVIVEQSKFYNQEATIPYQILLTLSTQILGYAFAGLTRRFLVRPSGMIWPGTLMSAAMFGTLHKEENRIADGWRISRWKFFYLVWFGGFAFYFLPGLLMPCLSYFNVITWFAPKSVVVANLFGVVSGLGLFPLTFDWAQITYIGSPLLVPFWAAMNVIGGLVIVMWLIAPIAYYANVFYSSYMPILSSAVFDNKGEVYDVSKILTPEFLFDREAYSKYSRVFLPITYVLSYGVQFAALAALLTHTACWHGKDILQTWKTAVAEARNEGQAVYQPVSGSSEHISPQRSLSGSRGISRSSSNLEGMMFREDVHCRLMKRYKDAPLSWYLTTFVTMLAVGIFVVEYYPIHLPWYGLLMSLGICAIFFIPNGIIMAVTNQHSSIYLICQLICGAVFPGRPIANMVFVTYGYISSAQGIKFASDLKLGHYMKIPPRIMFSVQMVATIVSSLTQIGVLNWMFANVKGICTSEAVNGFTCPIARVHFNGSILWGVVGPGEFFGPKATYRGLVWCFLIGAITPIPLWLYARKKRHSIVRKINLPVVFGSMAWIPPATGLNFSVWAVVCYVFNYLVKRRKSAWWAKYTMTMSAALDSSLAFGIVVVFFGFVYPGHMKGFKWWGTEVYKQGCDWQACSYNTVPEGGHFGPDSW
- a CDS encoding Acetyltransferase translates to MAPTKQASHLPTLLRSPTHPILLRTMEPRDAAALSAVLSDPENTKYDPHASAISPEVARVVIDRMRESAAVPTVLDDATGRVASGPGRVNLVIVYVDGVENTVGVEGCEGVVVGLGGFGGIDEHEEEVEEKDGDGKAMRVKVRVGDVGAMVNPGFRGRGFATEAIRLAVEWAFTRVEDGGPQFDRVTATMGEANKAMVGLVERKFGWKGVARPGEEEGGGEIFFEVGPRDWKK